In one window of Arachis ipaensis cultivar K30076 chromosome B06, Araip1.1, whole genome shotgun sequence DNA:
- the LOC107647203 gene encoding uncharacterized protein LOC107647203 isoform X1 has translation MDEFFEHTHTRKEDRTQWVDEHSRMAKETFQERMFQAEQERQATIEAGVTNPPLVSEESIWIETVGEKRRGRVYGMGEVRNSFMVRPRVDGPTTTTSTDVLDLREQIIILNREVEQHAAKYRELEDRYQREKREWQQTVESLREDLNNSNSQMDQFSHQLSSLTEYVRVMGPSSSRSCVPPPPPFTFPSSQKSAAPGRKVPPILQPQDNHRALIWRIILKISMTQMRTI, from the exons ATGGATGAGTTTTTTGAGCACACCCATACTCGCAAAGAGGATAGGACTCAATGGGTTGATGAACACTCCCGAATGGCAAAG GAGACATTTCAAGAGCGCATGTTTCAGGCTGAGCAAGAGCGACAGGCTACTATAGAGGCTGGTGTAACTAATCCACCGCTTGTCTCTGAGGAAAGCATATGGATTGAGACAGTGGGTGAAAAACGAAGAGGTAGGGTATATGGCATGGGTGAGGTAAGGAACTCTTTCATGGTGCGACCCCGAGTTGATGGGCCAACCACGACCACCAGCACTGATGTTTTGGATCTTAGAGAACAAATCATAATACTCAATAGGGAAGTTGAACAACATGCCGCTAAATATAGAGAGCTTGAAGACCGCTATCAAAGGGAGAAAAGAGAGTGGCAACAGACGGTTGAATCCTTGCGTGAGGATCTCAACAATAGTAACTCACAAATGGATCAGTTTAGTCATCAACTTAGTAGCTTGACTGAGTATGTGAGGGTCATGGGTCCTAGTAGTTCTAGATCATGTGTCCCTCCACCTCCTCCTTTTACTTTTCCAAGCTCCCAGAAAAGCGCAGCCCCAGGAAGAAAAGTCCCACCTATCTTGCAGCCCCAGGACAATCACAGGGCGCTCATATGGAGGATAATTCTGAAGATCTCGATGACTCAGATGAGGACTATTTAG
- the LOC107647203 gene encoding uncharacterized protein LOC107647203 isoform X2, with amino-acid sequence MDEFFEHTHTRKEDRTQWVDEHSRMAKAEQERQATIEAGVTNPPLVSEESIWIETVGEKRRGRVYGMGEVRNSFMVRPRVDGPTTTTSTDVLDLREQIIILNREVEQHAAKYRELEDRYQREKREWQQTVESLREDLNNSNSQMDQFSHQLSSLTEYVRVMGPSSSRSCVPPPPPFTFPSSQKSAAPGRKVPPILQPQDNHRALIWRIILKISMTQMRTI; translated from the exons ATGGATGAGTTTTTTGAGCACACCCATACTCGCAAAGAGGATAGGACTCAATGGGTTGATGAACACTCCCGAATGGCAAAG GCTGAGCAAGAGCGACAGGCTACTATAGAGGCTGGTGTAACTAATCCACCGCTTGTCTCTGAGGAAAGCATATGGATTGAGACAGTGGGTGAAAAACGAAGAGGTAGGGTATATGGCATGGGTGAGGTAAGGAACTCTTTCATGGTGCGACCCCGAGTTGATGGGCCAACCACGACCACCAGCACTGATGTTTTGGATCTTAGAGAACAAATCATAATACTCAATAGGGAAGTTGAACAACATGCCGCTAAATATAGAGAGCTTGAAGACCGCTATCAAAGGGAGAAAAGAGAGTGGCAACAGACGGTTGAATCCTTGCGTGAGGATCTCAACAATAGTAACTCACAAATGGATCAGTTTAGTCATCAACTTAGTAGCTTGACTGAGTATGTGAGGGTCATGGGTCCTAGTAGTTCTAGATCATGTGTCCCTCCACCTCCTCCTTTTACTTTTCCAAGCTCCCAGAAAAGCGCAGCCCCAGGAAGAAAAGTCCCACCTATCTTGCAGCCCCAGGACAATCACAGGGCGCTCATATGGAGGATAATTCTGAAGATCTCGATGACTCAGATGAGGACTATTTAG
- the LOC107604789 gene encoding pentatricopeptide repeat-containing protein At3g22150, chloroplastic isoform X1 → MEHHHHRLRLQQPAPPRPPLLRAYTPSTRFDSYTFSATLKACALSLNLSTGKIIHSHFLRCFQTNPNPSRIVYNSLLHMYSTCLPPNATQPERDYVLKVFSVMPKRDVVAWNTLVSWHVKTERHVEAVKAFRQMMQRGITPSAVSFVNVFPAVAGTGDSRTARALHGLVVKFGNEYVDDLFVVSSAILMYAEVGCLERARVVFERCSEKNTEVWNTMIAGYVQNNCPVEGIDVFVAALDSDEAVCDDVTFLSVISAVSQLQQVKLAEQIHAIVLKCLVVLPVMILNAIMVMYSRCSSVETSFKVFDKMVERDPVSWNTIVSSFVQNGLDEEALMLVCEMQKQKFAFDSVTVTALLSAASNLRNSHVGRQTHAYLIRHGIEFEGMESYLIDMYAKSGFIRTSELLFEQNFPSDRDQATWNSMIAGYTQNGLNEKAIIILREALLHNVVPNAVTLASILPACSSMGSIAFARQIHGFSIRHSLDQNVFVGTALVDTYSKTGAIAYAEDVFARTPEKNSVTYTTMMMSYGQHGMGRKALTLYDSMLRSGIEPDAVTFVAILSACSYTGLVDEGLQIYESMEEVHKIKPSIEHYCCVADMLGRVGRVVEAYEFVNELGRDGNAIEIWGSLLGACKNHGYFELGKVVAEKLLNMEREQRMAGYHVLLSNIYAEEGEWQNVYRVRNQMKEKGLQKDIGCSWVETSGFLNCFVSRDEKHPQNAEIYKVLDQLTKDMKDAGYKPSFGPNLNMTLEPNELKSMV, encoded by the exons ATGGAACACCATCATCATCGGCTTCGTCTGCAACAACCTGCCCCTCCACGCCCTCCACTTCTACGCGCGTA CACCCCCTCCACGCGCTTCGACTCCTACACTTTCTCCGCCACTCTCAAAGCCTGCGCCCTCTCCCTCAACCTCTCCACCGGAAAAATCATTCACTCGCACTTCCTCCGCTGCTTCCAAACAAACCCTAACCCCAGCCGGATCGTCTACAACTCCCTCCTCCACATGTACTCCACTTGCTTGCCGCCAAACGCGACCCAACCGGAACGCGATTATGTACTCAAGGTGTTCTCCGTTATGCCCAAGCGAGACGTCGTTGCTTGGAACACCTTGGTTTCATGGCACGTCAAGACGGAGCGCCACGTGGAAGCCGTTAAAGCCTTCCGCCAGATGATGCAACGGGGAATAACGCCCAGCGCCGTTTCTTTCGTGAATGTGTTCCCCGCTGTGGCTGGGACTGGGGATTCGAGAACCGCACGTGCTTTGCACGGGTTGGTTGTGAagtttgggaatgagtatgtggATGACTTGTTTGTTGTGAGCTCTGCTATTCTTATGTATGCTGAGGTTGGTTGTTTGGAACGGGCGAGGGTGGTTTTTGAGCGGTGCTCGGAGAAGAATACTGAGGTGTGGAACACCATGATTGCAGGTTATGTTCAGAATAACTGTCCGGTTGAAGGCATTGATGTTTTTGTTGCGGCATTAGATTCGGATGAGGCGGTATGCGATGATGTAACGTTTCTTTCTGTTATCAGTGCTGTTTCGCAGCTGCAGCAGGTAAAATTGGCTGAGCAGATACACGCCATTGTACTGAAGTGTTTGGTGGTTTTGCCTGTTATGATTCTCAATGCAATCATGGTTATGTACTCGAGATGTAGTTCTGTTGAAACTTCGTTTAAGGTTTTCGATAAGATGGTGGAAAGGGATCCCGTATCATGGAATACTATAGTTTCTTCCTTTGTGCAGAATGGTTTAGATGAGGAAGCATTGATGCTTGTCTGTGAGATGCAGAAGCAGAAGTTTGCTTTTGATTCTGTCACGGTTACTGCCCTTCTTTCCGCAGCTTCTAACCTTAGGAACTCACATGTTGGAAGGCAAACTCATGCATATCTAATTCGGCATGGGATAGAATTTGAGGGAATGGAGAGTTATCTGATAGATATGTATGCAAAATCTGGCTTCATTAGAACTTCTGAATTGCTATTCGAGCAGAATTTCCCGAGCGACAGAGATCAGGCCACATGGAATTCTATGATTGCTGGTTATACACAGAATGGGCTCAATGAGAAAGCGATTATAATTCTTAGAGAGGCATTATTACACAATGTAGTGCCTAATGCAGTGACCTTGGCTTCAATTCTCCCAGCTTGCAGCTCAATGGGAAGCATAGCCTTTGCTAGGCAAATTCATGGATTCTCCATTCGTCATTCATTAGACCAAAATGTTTTTGTGGGAACTGCTTTAGTTGACACATATTCCAAAACAGGGGCCATTGCTTATGCTGAAGATGTCTTTGCCAGAACACCTGAGAAGAATTCAGTCACATATACTACAATGATGATGAGCTATGGACAGCATGGGATGGGAAGAAAAGCTCTTACCTTGTATGATTCTATGCTGAGATCTGGCATTGAGCCCGACGCGGTTACTTTTGTTGCCATCTTGTCTGCTTGTAGTTATACTGGTTTGGTCGATGAAGGTCTTCAGATATATGAGTCTATGGAAGAAGTGCATAAAATTAAGCCATCCATTGAGCATTATTGTTGTGTTGCGGACATGTTAGGGAGGGTCGGGAGGGTGGTTGAGGCATATGAGTTTGTTAATGAATTGGGTAGAGATGGCAATGCAATAGAAATCTGGGGATCGCTTCTTGGTGCTTGCAAAAATCATGGATACTTTGAATTGGGAAAGGTTGTTGCAGAAAAGCTGCTAAATATGGAGAGAGAACAACGGATGGCAGGCTACCATGTTCTGCTCTCAAATATTTATGCCGAGGAAGGAGAGTGGCAAAATGTTTATAGAGTGAGGAATCAGATGAAGGAAAAAGGTTTGCAAAAGGACATAGGCTGTAGTTGGGTTGAGACATCTGGGTTTTTGAACTGCTTTGTATCTAGAGATGAGAAGCACCCTCAGAATGCTGagatatataaggtcctggatcAGTTGACCAAGGACATGAAAGATGCAGGTTATAAACCATCTTTTGGTCCAAATTTAAATATGACTTTGGAGCCCAATGAATTAAAGTCAATGgtttaa
- the LOC107604789 gene encoding pentatricopeptide repeat-containing protein At3g22150, chloroplastic isoform X2, whose protein sequence is MPSCTAISSSPSRSFTFFTIASSSSDSPRPISYSPIPTLSEDTHPPRPKPKPIPKPTTPTIRSRLSQLCQQGDPHLARHLFDSLPFPSTVLWNTIIIGFVCNNLPLHALHFYARXXXXTPSTRFDSYTFSATLKACALSLNLSTGKIIHSHFLRCFQTNPNPSRIVYNSLLHMYSTCLPPNATQPERDYVLKVFSVMPKRDVVAWNTLVSWHVKTERHVEAVKAFRQMMQRGITPSAVSFVNVFPAVAGTGDSRTARALHGLVVKFGNEYVDDLFVVSSAILMYAEVGCLERARVVFERCSEKNTEVWNTMIAGYVQNNCPVEGIDVFVAALDSDEAVCDDVTFLSVISAVSQLQQVKLAEQIHAIVLKCLVVLPVMILNAIMVMYSRCSSVETSFKVFDKMVERDPVSWNTIVSSFVQNGLDEEALMLVCEMQKQKFAFDSVTVTALLSAASNLRNSHVGRQTHAYLIRHGIEFEGMESYLIDMYAKSGFIRTSELLFEQNFPSDRDQATWNSMIAGYTQNGLNEKAIIILREALLHNVVPNAVTLASILPACSSMGSIAFARQIHGFSIRHSLDQNVFVGTALVDTYSKTGAIAYAEDVFARTPEKNSVTYTTMMMSYGQHGMGRKALTLYDSMLRSGIEPDAVTFVAILSACSYTGLVDEGLQIYESMEEVHKIKPSIEHYCCVADMLGRVGRVVEAYEFVNELGRDGNAIEIWGSLLGACKNHGYFELGKVVAEKLLNMEREQRMAGYHVLLSNIYAEEGEWQNVYRVRNQMKEKGLQKDIGCSWVETSGFLNCFVSRDEKHPQNAEIYKVLDQLTKDMKDAGYKPSFGPNLNMTLEPNELKSMV, encoded by the exons ATGCCTTCTTGTACAGCCATTAGCTCATCCCCTTCCCGCTCCTTCACCTTCTTCACCATCGCCTCTTCCTCCTCTGACTCACCCAGGCCCATCTCATACTCACCAATTCCCACACTCTCCGAAGATACACACCCTCCCAGGCCCAAGCCCAAGCCCATTCCGAAGCCCACAACTCCCACCATCCGCTCCCGCCTCAGCCAGCTGTGTCAGCAGGGCGACCCACACCTTGCGCGCCACCTCTTCGACTCCCTCCCCTTCCCCTCCACCGTCCTATGGAACACCATCATCATCGGCTTCGTCTGCAACAACCTGCCCCTCCACGCCCTCCACTTCTACGCGCG NNNNNNNNNNNNCACCCCCTCCACGCGCTTCGACTCCTACACTTTCTCCGCCACTCTCAAAGCCTGCGCCCTCTCCCTCAACCTCTCCACCGGAAAAATCATTCACTCGCACTTCCTCCGCTGCTTCCAAACAAACCCTAACCCCAGCCGGATCGTCTACAACTCCCTCCTCCACATGTACTCCACTTGCTTGCCGCCAAACGCGACCCAACCGGAACGCGATTATGTACTCAAGGTGTTCTCCGTTATGCCCAAGCGAGACGTCGTTGCTTGGAACACCTTGGTTTCATGGCACGTCAAGACGGAGCGCCACGTGGAAGCCGTTAAAGCCTTCCGCCAGATGATGCAACGGGGAATAACGCCCAGCGCCGTTTCTTTCGTGAATGTGTTCCCCGCTGTGGCTGGGACTGGGGATTCGAGAACCGCACGTGCTTTGCACGGGTTGGTTGTGAagtttgggaatgagtatgtggATGACTTGTTTGTTGTGAGCTCTGCTATTCTTATGTATGCTGAGGTTGGTTGTTTGGAACGGGCGAGGGTGGTTTTTGAGCGGTGCTCGGAGAAGAATACTGAGGTGTGGAACACCATGATTGCAGGTTATGTTCAGAATAACTGTCCGGTTGAAGGCATTGATGTTTTTGTTGCGGCATTAGATTCGGATGAGGCGGTATGCGATGATGTAACGTTTCTTTCTGTTATCAGTGCTGTTTCGCAGCTGCAGCAGGTAAAATTGGCTGAGCAGATACACGCCATTGTACTGAAGTGTTTGGTGGTTTTGCCTGTTATGATTCTCAATGCAATCATGGTTATGTACTCGAGATGTAGTTCTGTTGAAACTTCGTTTAAGGTTTTCGATAAGATGGTGGAAAGGGATCCCGTATCATGGAATACTATAGTTTCTTCCTTTGTGCAGAATGGTTTAGATGAGGAAGCATTGATGCTTGTCTGTGAGATGCAGAAGCAGAAGTTTGCTTTTGATTCTGTCACGGTTACTGCCCTTCTTTCCGCAGCTTCTAACCTTAGGAACTCACATGTTGGAAGGCAAACTCATGCATATCTAATTCGGCATGGGATAGAATTTGAGGGAATGGAGAGTTATCTGATAGATATGTATGCAAAATCTGGCTTCATTAGAACTTCTGAATTGCTATTCGAGCAGAATTTCCCGAGCGACAGAGATCAGGCCACATGGAATTCTATGATTGCTGGTTATACACAGAATGGGCTCAATGAGAAAGCGATTATAATTCTTAGAGAGGCATTATTACACAATGTAGTGCCTAATGCAGTGACCTTGGCTTCAATTCTCCCAGCTTGCAGCTCAATGGGAAGCATAGCCTTTGCTAGGCAAATTCATGGATTCTCCATTCGTCATTCATTAGACCAAAATGTTTTTGTGGGAACTGCTTTAGTTGACACATATTCCAAAACAGGGGCCATTGCTTATGCTGAAGATGTCTTTGCCAGAACACCTGAGAAGAATTCAGTCACATATACTACAATGATGATGAGCTATGGACAGCATGGGATGGGAAGAAAAGCTCTTACCTTGTATGATTCTATGCTGAGATCTGGCATTGAGCCCGACGCGGTTACTTTTGTTGCCATCTTGTCTGCTTGTAGTTATACTGGTTTGGTCGATGAAGGTCTTCAGATATATGAGTCTATGGAAGAAGTGCATAAAATTAAGCCATCCATTGAGCATTATTGTTGTGTTGCGGACATGTTAGGGAGGGTCGGGAGGGTGGTTGAGGCATATGAGTTTGTTAATGAATTGGGTAGAGATGGCAATGCAATAGAAATCTGGGGATCGCTTCTTGGTGCTTGCAAAAATCATGGATACTTTGAATTGGGAAAGGTTGTTGCAGAAAAGCTGCTAAATATGGAGAGAGAACAACGGATGGCAGGCTACCATGTTCTGCTCTCAAATATTTATGCCGAGGAAGGAGAGTGGCAAAATGTTTATAGAGTGAGGAATCAGATGAAGGAAAAAGGTTTGCAAAAGGACATAGGCTGTAGTTGGGTTGAGACATCTGGGTTTTTGAACTGCTTTGTATCTAGAGATGAGAAGCACCCTCAGAATGCTGagatatataaggtcctggatcAGTTGACCAAGGACATGAAAGATGCAGGTTATAAACCATCTTTTGGTCCAAATTTAAATATGACTTTGGAGCCCAATGAATTAAAGTCAATGgtttaa
- the LOC107647204 gene encoding cationic amino acid transporter 4, vacuolar, which translates to MANKLKKVDQGSELGRSSSSTTLNLVFENGGVGVGVGGRWSSGFGSLIRRKQVDSVQFKAHGGHHHQLARKLSAVDLVAIGVGSTIGAGVYILIGTVAREHAGPALVISLLIAGIAAALSAFCYAELACRCPSAGSAYHYAYICLGEGVAWLVGWGLILEYTIGGSAVARGITPNLALFFGGWDNLPFFLTRQTLPGLGVVCVLKYKHVISLFSSLSSMAQSIVTTINVCAMLFVIIVGGYLGFESGWIGYELPSGYFPYGVNGVFAGSAIVFFSYIGFDAVSSTAEEVKNPQRDLPLGISIALFICCILYMLVSAVIVGLVPYYRLDPDTPISSAFSSYGMKWAVYVITTGAVTALFSSLMGSLLPQPRTFMAMARDGLLPSFFSDINKHTQVPLKSTIVTGVLAATLAFFMDVSQLAGMVSVGTLLAFTTVAVSVLIIRYVPPNEIPIPSSLQKSIDRHSCGDDEDRASPIDTASYCDNHLYGKSEALLGQPLIIKEIKEEQKEKSRRKLAAWTIALLCLGILIVAFAASANRCPSILRFTLCGVGGVLILCSVIVLTCIGQDDARHSFGHTGGFVCPFVPFLPAACILINTYLLIDLGVATWLRVSVWLLIGVFIYLFYGCTHSSLLNAIYVPSACANEILGIREEHLA; encoded by the exons ATGGCTAACAAACTG AAAAAGGTTGATCAGGGTTCAGAATTAGGccgatcatcatcatcaacaactcttaatcttgtttttgagaatggtggtgttggtgttggtgttggagGAAGGTGGTCAAGTGGATTTGGGAGCTTGATTAGAAGGAAGCAAGTTGATTCAGTTCAATTCAAGGCACATGGTGGTCATCATCATCAATTGGCTAGGAAGTTATCTGCTGTGGACCTCGTTGCTATTG GGGTTGGATCTACAATAGGTGCTGGTGTATATATTCTCATAGGAACAGTTGCTAGAGAGCATGCAGGACCAGCACTTGTGATATCACTTCTCATTGCAGGAATAGCTGCTGCACTATCGGCTTTTTGTTATGCGGAGCTTGCATGTCGATGCCCCTCCGCAGGGAGTGCTTATCATTATGCATACATATGCCTTGGAGAAGG AGTTGCTTGGTTGGTTGGTTGGGGCTTGATTCTTGAATATACTATCGGTGGTTCAGCTGTTGCTCGTGGCATAACCCCAAATCTG GCCTTATTTTTCGGAGGGTGGGACAATCTACCTTTCTTTTTGACACGGCAAACATTACCAGGTCTTGGTGTGGTATGTGTTTTAAAATACAAGCATGTAATCTCCCTCTTTTCCTCTCTA AGTTCAATGGCACAATCAATAGTGACAACAATAAATGTCTGTGCAATGCTTTTCGTCATTATAGTTGGTGGATATCTGGGTTTCGAATCTGGATGGATTGGATATGAGCTACCTAGCGG GTATTTTCCTTATGGAGTGAATGGGGTGTTTGCTGGGTCTGcaatagttttcttttcatacaTTGGGTTTGATGCAGTCTCCAGCACAGCTGAGGAG GTTAAAAACCCTCAACGAGATTTGCCCCTTGGCATATCAATAGCGTTATTTATATGCTGCATTCTTTATATGCTTGTATCAGCAGTTATTGTTGGCTTGGTACCATATTATAGGTTGGACCCTGATACACCGATCTCGTCTGCATTTTCTAGCTATGGCATGAAATGGGCCGT CTATGTAATAACAACTGGAGCTGTCACTGCTCTTTTTTCCAGTTTGATGGGTTCACTTCTTCCTCAG CCACGAACTTTTATGGCGATGGCTAGGGATGGTTTGTTGCCCTCATTCTTCTCAGACATCAATAAACACACGCAAGTTCCTTTGAAAAGCACTATTGTCACTGGTGTCCTTGCAGCCACTCTTGCATTCTTTATGGATGTTTCCCAGTTGGCAGGGATG GTTAGTGTGGGAACATTGCTTGCATTTACCACTGTTGCAGTCTCGGTTTTGATCATCAGATATGTTCCACCTAATGAGATACCTATCCCATCCTCGcttcaaaaatctattgatcggCATTCTTGTGGTGATGATGAAGATAGGGCAAGTCCTATAGATACTGCTAGTTATTGTGATAATCACCTATATGGCAAGTCAGAGGCTCTGCTTGGACAACCTTTAATTATAAAAGAAATCAAAG AAgaacaaaaggagaaaagtaggCGGAAACTTGCTGCATGGACTATTGCTCTTCTATGCCTAGGAATTCTCATAGTTGCCTTTGCTGCTTCAGCCAACAGGTGCCCCAG CATTTTGCGATTCACATTGTGCGGAGTGGGTGGAGTTCTTATTTTGTGCAGTGTTATTGTCCTTACCTGCATAGGACAAGATGATGCAAGGCACAGCTTCGGACACACAGGAG GTTTTGTTTGCCCATTTGTTCCATTCTTACCTGCTGCCTGCATTCTTATAAACACCTACCTCCTAATTGATCTTGG AGTTGCCACTTGGCTGCGAGTGTCCGTGTGGTTGCTGATAGGAGTGTTTATATACTTATTCTATGGCTGCACCCACAGCTCGCTGTTAAATGCGATCTATGTTCCCTCAGCATGTGCTAATGAAATCCTTGGAATTCGAGAAGAACATCTAGCCTAG